The Desulfuromonadales bacterium genome has a segment encoding these proteins:
- a CDS encoding ABC transporter permease yields MSRIAVIALNTFREAIRDRILYLLLVFAILMMGFAQILSLLTVGSEEKIIKDLGLASISLFGVLTAVFIGVSLVSKEIERRTIFTIVSKPIHRHEFLLGKFCGLALTLLVNTSVMTAWFYLILLLKGFADPALLWAIALIFMELLLVTAFATLFSSFSTPILSTLFSLSLYLVGHLTWSLDLLGARIESSAGKLLCRALYYALPNLEIFNIKGEVVHGSPLPEALPLFALLYLLGYGGMVLASACMILNRRDFT; encoded by the coding sequence GTGAGCCGCATCGCCGTCATCGCCCTGAACACGTTTCGCGAGGCGATCCGGGACCGCATCCTCTACCTGCTCCTGGTGTTCGCCATCCTCATGATGGGCTTCGCCCAGATCCTGAGCCTGCTCACCGTCGGGAGCGAGGAGAAGATCATCAAGGACCTGGGGCTGGCCTCGATCTCCCTGTTCGGGGTGCTCACGGCCGTGTTCATCGGAGTGTCGCTGGTGAGCAAGGAGATCGAGCGGCGCACCATCTTCACGATCGTCTCCAAGCCGATCCACCGCCACGAATTCCTGCTCGGCAAGTTCTGCGGACTGGCGCTGACGCTTCTGGTGAACACCTCGGTCATGACCGCCTGGTTCTACCTGATCCTGCTGCTGAAAGGGTTCGCCGACCCGGCCCTGCTGTGGGCGATCGCCCTGATCTTCATGGAGCTGCTGCTGGTGACCGCGTTCGCCACGCTGTTTTCCTCCTTCTCCACGCCGATCCTGAGCACGCTGTTCAGCCTCTCGCTCTACCTGGTGGGGCACCTGACCTGGAGCCTGGATCTCCTCGGAGCCCGGATCGAAAGCTCCGCGGGAAAGCTGCTCTGCCGGGCCCTCTACTACGCCCTTCCCAATCTGGAGATCTTCAACATCAAAGGAGAGGTGGTCCACGGCTCGCCCCTGCCGGAGGCGCTCCCGCTGTTCGCCCTGCTGTACCTCCTCGGCTACGGCGGCATGGTCCTGGCGTCCGCCTGCATGATTCTCAACCGCCGGGATTTCACCTGA